Below is a window of Abyssisolibacter fermentans DNA.
AAGGGATTTTATGATTTAAATGAGGGAACAGTGTATCCTATTCTTGTTCGATTAGAAAAAAAAGGATTAATAACCTCAGCGTCAAGAGTTTCTCCGCTTGGGCCAAGGCGTAAGTATTTTAAATTAAGTGAAGAAGGTCAGATATATTTGGATGAGTTTAAAAAACTATGGCATGGTATAAAAGGTGCAGTTAATACAATCTTAGAAGAGGGTGATAAGGATGAATAATAATAGTAGAAATAAAATTTTTATAACAATTGGATTTACAATTTTATTAGTGGTACAGATGTTAATCTTCTTATCTGCTAAAGGGTTAGAGTCAGCATCTTTATTAGTAATGTTTATAGCTATCATTTTTTTAGCGGTTATAGCAATAATGATAAGTGTAAGTGAATTGAACCAAACAAAAGGAAGAGTTAAAAATTTACCAGAAGAATATAAAAAGGTATATTTAGATGCAAATGAAATCATTACAATGAGTACAATGACAAAAGGTCAAAAACGAGATACTATGGTAATGGTTCTTGAGATTTTTGAACATGCTGCAATAGAAAAAAGAGATGTGAATGAAGTGATTAGAAATGATTTACGAGGATATTTGGATGAGTTTATTGAAGTATCTGGAGGAAGAACAACATCATTATATTTAGTTGGATACTCAACCTTCTCTTTTGTGGCATATTTGTTTGCTATGAAGCTATATTTACTTTCAAGAAATAGTGAATGGAGTTTAGAAGGATTGAAAGCTAATACATTTGATTTAGGTATTATAGTAGTATACGGAGCTATTGCTTATGTTTTTATGCCATTGAATTTAATCATTATGCAAAAGGCAGCAAATGAGCAATGGGTAGGTATTAAACGAGGATTAATATTAATACCGTTTGCTATTCCGATTGGATTAATTGCTACTATGATGTTAATTCGTGATCCTAATATGCTTGCAATTATTGAGATGAAA
It encodes the following:
- a CDS encoding DUF1048 domain-containing protein, which gives rise to MNNNSRNKIFITIGFTILLVVQMLIFLSAKGLESASLLVMFIAIIFLAVIAIMISVSELNQTKGRVKNLPEEYKKVYLDANEIITMSTMTKGQKRDTMVMVLEIFEHAAIEKRDVNEVIRNDLRGYLDEFIEVSGGRTTSLYLVGYSTFSFVAYLFAMKLYLLSRNSEWSLEGLKANTFDLGIIVVYGAIAYVFMPLNLIIMQKAANEQWVGIKRGLILIPFAIPIGLIATMMLIRDPNMLAIIEMKVPIFTSVISIFIGVVVLFGSFILMKIARKHKWHK
- a CDS encoding PadR family transcriptional regulator; this translates as MDKAQLLKGILDGCILQIIQCKETYGYKITEELNEKGFYDLNEGTVYPILVRLEKKGLITSASRVSPLGPRRKYFKLSEEGQIYLDEFKKLWHGIKGAVNTILEEGDKDE